The Macaca nemestrina isolate mMacNem1 chromosome 9, mMacNem.hap1, whole genome shotgun sequence genome includes the window tgggctattttgttatttttaacgGGTCCTTTTCAACCACATCTGAACTTATGTTAATGAGGTGATTTTTGGATAGTCCCTAGATGACCACATGGTAGGGGGTGCTGGTTGCTAGGGAACAAACCTTCCTTGGGGAGGGCATAGTAGCTAAAGGTTGAGCCAGTGACCAGTGAGTTAATTAATCGTGCCTTTGtaatgaagtctccataaaaacccaaaggaCTGAGTTCAGGGGGCCTTCAGGAAGGTAAACAATACATTCATGTTATGGGAGGATGGGGCACCCCAGCTTCACAGGGATGGAAGCTCCTGTGCTTGGGACCCTTCCAGACCtcacctataaaggaaaagaTACATAAGtatcttcatctggctgttcatttaCATCCTTTAAAATATCCTATATAACTGGtaaatgtttccctgagttctctGTGCCACTCTGGGAAATTGAACCCCAGGGACTTGGGGGAACCCTGATTTATAACCAGTCTGTAAGAAACAGGCAAAACAACCTGGAACTTTCAATTGGCATTGAAAATGAGGGCGGGGCAGTTTTATGAAACTGAGCGCTGAACCTGTGTGTGATCCAATGCTCTCTCTCCAGGTAGATAGTATCAGAATCGAATTAGAGAACATCTAGCTGGAATCTGCTGCAGAATCGTTTGCTTGATGTGTGGGAAATTCTCCCTAGGCCTTGTGAGAGTATAGAGGGAGAAACtgagtttattttttctactccTTATCACAGTTTCATGGTTTAACTCCTACTGTTAAATaataggaatttctttttttttttcttttctttcttttttttttttttgagacagagtctcactttgtcgccctggctggagtgcagtggtgcgatctctgctcactgcaacctctgccacccggattcaagcgattctcctgcttcagctccccgagtagctgggattacaggcacctgccactgtgcctggctaatttttatagttttagtagagatggggtttcaccatcttggccaggctagtcttgaactcctgacctcgtgatcctcccaaagtgctgggattacaggcgtgagccactgagtctggccaATAgtaggaatttctttttttttttttttgagacgggagtcccactctgtcgccgaggctagagtgcagtggcgcaatctcagctcactgcaacctctgccttccgggtacacgccccggctaattttttgtatttttagtagagacagggtttcaccgtgttagccaggatggtctcgatctcctgaccttgtgatctgcccaccttggcctcccaaagtgctgggattacaggtgtgaaccattgcgcccggccaataatagGAATGTCTGTTCAGCTGTCTGAGGCTCTTATTTGTAGGGCACAGGATGGTCATTaatgaggtatttttttttcttttctttttttttttctttttttttgctttgtgttgcctaggctggagttcactagtgcaaccacagctcactgtaccctcagccacctgggcttaagagatccttcCATCTCACTCCCGCTTCCCCGATAGTTGGgtaggtgtgcaccatcatgccaaGCTAGAAAAATTTTGTACAGacagacaggggtctcactgtgttgctcagactgttgttgaattcctgggctcaagtgatcctcccgccttggcccccaaagtgctgggattactggtgtcagtcactgcaccaggcctgtTTTTTTAGATGGTCATTGGTAGCTCATGAATATTTGGCTGTAGTGCCAAGTGAATACAGGTGTTGTGGATGTGGTTTGTGTCTGTATAGTTACATCATTTCTTTCTCTGGATTGGGCTCTTTGGATGTTACACATTATAAGACTATAGACATCAAATCATTTGGAGATCTGTTTTGGTCACATAGGCTGTTTGTTACCTTTATACAGTAGCCCTCAGAATGCTGATAGCAAAGCAAAGTTGCGTATCTAGGCAACCTATGCCCTGGAAATGAAGGGAGGTGTTCCTGGCCTCTGGGGTGGCTTCATAGTGTTAGGGGTGGTAGAGAATGGAACTAGAAGGAATCTACTCCTTACTATGTCATACTCTTCAGGGTTCCTTCCAGCCCTTGAAGTCTGTAAGTCCTGAAATGTTAGGATTGTGCAAGGAAGGCAGGGGCCTGGATTGGTACATGATACCTCACTGGGACCTCCTCCCAAGCACAGTGGTTACATACAGCCAGAACTCAGCATCACTGGCATTCATGAGAGGTGTGAGAATGTGAGGATAAAGGATTGTTTGATCTGATTCTTCAGAGGAATTACttgtttggagatttttttttttttttttttttaacattgatgGTTTTGGTTCTTTAGGAAGAGTCCTGAAAGTAGGAAAGTTTACATGTGTGTAACTAAGTCATGAATTTAAACTTGATACCCTGCACTTTAAGGCTGCTGTGTGTCACCTCTAGTGAGCCTGATTTGTACCACATTTGGTCTGGTTTTGTTGTGCTAGACTAGAATCGACAAAGATGATTTTTATGAGAGTGCTTAGGCTCTTGTGCTCTACGGACAGTTTGGGGTCTTTGGATACATTCCAGTGGCTATCAGGAGTATCGTGTCCTACTGACAATTTGATTTTTGAGTTGAATGGATATGAATTAAGTAGTACCTGATTTCTGTTTGGCTTAATACATAATGAATTTTATTGTCTCGTGAATAAAACTGAACACTTCATGACTACATGATGGGGAAACATGTAGGGGCTTTGTCcctactgaaatatttttcttacagttgtttttgaattttattttaggcaAAAGTCAACAACTCTAGCTTAATTGGAGTAGGCTACACTCAGACTCTGAGGCCTGGTAAGTATTCTTGATAAAGTAGGattgttttgatatttaaaaaattagttttcatTCTTCAGCTTATTTTTCAGACCTTTCAAGCACACAGAAGAGTTGAAAGAAGAGtacaataaatacatgtttaccTTTTGCCAcaactctctttctttccttccttccttcctttctttttctttctttcttttcctttctttctttccctccctcccttccttcctttctctttctctctctctctctctctctaaaataaaagtaatttttattttgttgataaaaGTTCACTCATTGCTTTGGTTCTGTCTATAGTCTTGTTGactttatataatattttgaagCATGCTGTGTCTAGAGCAGCATTTCTCCAACTTCACAATGCACATGACTCATCTTGGAGTCTGGTTAAAGTACTGGGGACTTTCCCCCCTCCAAATAGGGATTTTCCTTCCCAAAGTTTATTTTGGCGATTTTGAAACCtaaagaaaagttggaagaatCGTACAGTGAACATCATATACCCTTACCCTATGTTGACCAGTTATTAAAATTTACAGCATTTATGTCTCTGAAACTtcacatactttttttaaaaaactgtatgtTTTGCAGACATACAGACACGGCAGCTCCTAGCATGTGTATCCTAAGAGtaagacatttttctttataagcaCAATACCATTATCGCATCTAAGAAAACTAACATTAATGTAATACCAAATATATATTCAGATTTACCCCGTCCCCAAATGTGTCTTTATTGTAGGTTTCCCTTTCTAGGATCTAATTATGATTATGTCTCTAGTCTCTCTTCATCTGGATAGTATACTCAACATTATTGTATATTCTAGAGCACTTTGAACTTGTTATTAAAACATTTCTCTGTGACTTGGTGCCTTACCTAGAAATGTAACCCAGTCCTTCTGGTGTCTCAGATACTTCCAAGCGCCCTCTGGTGGCCAGCACTAGTAGGTCAGCTGACAGGCTGAGGAAGTGACAGGCAGGCTTCTGGGGATGACTGTGAAAGAAGGCTCAGACTGAGTGAAGTGCCAGGTACatcacagtgttttgtttttgtgtttgtcttAATAGGTGTGAAGCTTACACTCTCTGCTCTGGTAGACGGAAAGAGCATTAATGCTGGAGGCCACAAGCTTGGGCTCGCCCTGGAGTTGGAGGCTTAATCCAGCTGAAAGATACCTTTGGGAATGGATATCAGAAGATTTGGCCTTAATATATTTCCATTGTGACCAGCAGCaggcttttttcccccaagaagaTGATCAAAACAAAGAATGATCTCAACAAGAGCTGTATTTTAAGTATTTAGACAGTTCCTTGTTAGCTGGTTTCTAGTTGAATTGGTTATCTAGTTACCAATGCTGCAGTCCTGCAGTCACCtatacattatttaaatgtatttaactgTTAAATGCGCTACCCACCAATAATGAAATAGACCTTTATGAAAACTGTGCAATTGTGtgcatgtttgtttttatgttcctTTAGAAAACATTGACTATTACCATTGAATGAGATGGATCAGTGGATGTTGAGATGAGGTTAAAAATTTTGTTAAGTTCAGCCATTATTACTTTTGGTATCCCAGAACATGacaaattatgaataaaacaagTATACATAATTAATGGCTCCAAGTATTTGCAGAGTTCCACGTTTGCCAGCTAGGGTCAAATCTCCGTGGTAGCTAGCCAGTATTTAATTTTTCCAGTGAGTATTTTGCTCTTTACTTAAATCTGTGCCACAGAATCTTCTGTGTCCCTAGAATAATTCCACGAGCTTTTTAAGACTACAGTAAGAGGATACATGCTTTTATACTCTTCAGTTTGTAAGTCTGTGCAGAATTGCCCTGCataactgaaaggaaaaagaaggtgCTGAAAAGATACACAAACACACCATACCCCTGTGAGCTACTGCTAGGAAAATAAAGTAGGCCCTGGTTTGGTGCGATGGTGTTAGGCGTACAGAAGAGTAAGTTGTAGACAGTAAGGGTAACCTGTGGGACTCTGAGAGATCATTACTCATTTCCTTCTAGGCAGACATTGAAAGGTGGGTATAGGTAGGAGACCAGAGGCAACCCCTTTTGGCTGTGTAGCATTGGCCTTCATCTGGGTACGAATGAGACATTAATAGGTGGTTCTGATTGGAAAAGTAGGAAAGAGCAAGTTTTCTGATAGGAGATAATTGGAATGATATGATTAAAGGCTGGAGAAGATTTGTTCAACAAATCTGTAATAGTAGACCTGAAGAATGGTAGAGCCTGAGTGATAAGAAATGGGTAAGAAAATGGAAGGACTCATCACCCAAGAAATGATACATGCTACAAACTTTTGAGATTGAGAAGAAGCTGGTGAGAAACCAGAGCTCAAGCAAGCTGTGCACACAGGAGGGTTGGGGGCATGAAGACCCCTCTGGTCCCACTTTGTCCTAGGGGACTGGCTTGAATGGCCCATGTGAATCATGGTTCTCTGAAAGGCCCTCTCCAGACAGACATGACTTAAGGGACAGAAGGTTAGAATTTGAGTCAGCCTGAGTCAGGTAAGAGgagaaacatgaaaagatgtccatGCAGGCTAGGCCTGAAAGCAACTCTTACAGTGTAAAGTAGACCCACAGGTAACTAATCACTGCTGGTGGTCCTCTAAAGGGAAAAATCCTAGTCATGGGGACTGCTGCCCCTTAGCTAACAGGTGGCCCTTTATTGGGCAGTGGCTACAGTAATTTAGACTGAGGTGTGGCACAAGTGAGTTAGCTGGCTGTCAAGGATCTGCTTAGAGTAAATTGAACCTATCCACTCAGGTGCATCCTAATATGCTTTCATGAGTTAGAAAAGTGTAGGTTTCCAGCCATGGTCCTGTGTAGTGTCCAAAATGCAAAGTGTGTCCCAGGAGCTGTGAGgtcatgtggctttttttttttcttttttctttttagacgagtctcgctctgttgctcaggctggagtgcagtggtgcagtctgggctcactgcaacctccgcctcctgggttcaagcaattctgcctcagcctccccagtagctgggattacaggtgtgtactaccacacctgtctaatttctgtatttttagtagagaccaggtttcaccatgttgaccaggctggtctcgaactcgtgacctcaaatgatccacctgcttcaacctcccaaggtgctaggattacaggcatgagccactgcacccagcctcatgtaGCTCTTTAGCCCTGCTTCCAGCAGTCTCCAGGGACACTTCCCATCACCGTGGCTTACCAGGTAGTGACAAGGCTGCTTGAATTCCAGGCTAATGCCACTTATGCCTGAGGCAGTGTCAGTGGAAAGAATTTGACCTTCATCTGTCAGTGGAGATAAGATCTATGAGGTTGGGGAGATTTAAATGAGGAGCAGAGCACCTGGGTCAAAAGTGCTCCATAAGGCCTGGTTCCTTCTCCACCTCACCTCATAGGCAGATGGTTCAGGAAAGCCTGAAGTTCTCTTTATCCTCTAGGGAGTGTGGTAACAACTGCTGTACCTATAGGCTTGTTTGCTTCACACCTCCCTGGCCAATGATCCCCCTCACTTTCCTTCAGAATTTCAAGGAGACGGCGGGATACTCAAGTCAACCCCGAGGGCCTCAGGTCTAGGCCAACTGACCTGGCTCTCAGAGGTGATGTTCCCCTACCAGGGCCTCCACTGGAGAGGTGAGGCTGGGGAGCTGACTGTGCTGTGAAGATATGAGCAAGCCGCCGGCAGAACTGACATCACCTACAAAAGCACACAAGTGACACccgtgggcacctgcaatcctcTTTCCTGTTGTCAGACACCATAGTGGCCCTCCACCAGTCCCCAGCTTCACGGAACCAGAGCTTCGCCTGCCCTGAGGGAGAGATGTAGGAGGGAGACAAGCCTGAGGAGCTGGGGTCTCTGGCCATTACATGTGGCCAGGCCAATTAAAACTTCATAACCTGTCTCCTGCCAGCTGGAGGTTCCTGCAGTAGGGCCACAGACCTGGCGCCAGGGAGGGGACAAACCTCAAGGCCCCTTTCACTGAAGGAGCTATCTGTGCTGggccttccctcccttccccatccAGGGCCACACACGGAAGCTCAGGAGGTCGTGTGTCCCAGCCCCACTTTATTTTCGAATTTAAAACTCAGGGTCAATTCCTGGGGTTCCCAGGCAACCCTCCCTCGCTCACTAGGGGCCAGCCCTAGATCTTGAAGGCCAAGGTGAGGCCATCGCCCAGGGGCAGGAGGCTGATGTAGACCCTGACGTCCCGCCGGATGCGTTCGTTTAGGTTTCGCACACACTCGGCCGCCACGTCCCCTTTCGGAGGTTGCAGCACCTTCCCGCGCCACAGGACCTGCGGGAGGGCGGGGCCAACCGGGCCGTGGGAGGCGGGGCCTCGGAGGGAGGTGCTCGGGCGGAAGGCGGGGCCTCGGAGGGAGGTGCCCAGGCAGGAGGCGGGGCCTCGGAGGGAGGTGCCCGGGCGGGAGGTGACCAGAGCCGGAGACAGAGAACCAAAGCGGAGGAAAGCCAGGGTACCTACTGGGGCCGGAGCCCCGCAGGGGGTGGAGCCTATGTGACTGGACTGGGTGGGGCTTTGGGGTATAAGAGGAGTCAAGGAAAAAGATGGAGACCCGCCCCGAGAGGGTGCTTTCTCCTCCCCCGCAGTGGATCCCTTACTCTGAGGACGGCGAGGATGCCTCCGGGTCGCAGCAGCTGCAGGCAGCGCTCGTAGTAGGCAGCGCAGTTCTCCTTGTCCGCATCTACCACGGCCACGTCGAAGGTGCCGGCCTCGCCCGCCGCCAGCAGTTCGTCTTGCAGCGGGAGGGAGGGCAGGTGCGGCTGAGTCCGCGGCCCCGGCGTCCCTAAGGCCCCTCCCAGGCCGGCCCGGGCGCTGTGATAGCCGGCCGTGCCCTTAACCCGCAGGCCTAGTCACAGCTCGGCCACACAGCGACCTCGTTTGCAATGGCCACAAAACCCTTCCCGCTTCGGTGCTCACCCAGGGTCTGCAGGGCGGGCTTCAGCCGGAGGTCGATCTTGTGCTCCGCCTCGGCCTACGGAGGAAGCGGGTCAGCCGTTGCGCCCTCGCCTGGGGCTGCGGGGCTACGCGCGGGCGCTCACCTGCCTCCACAGGGGCCGTCCCAGCTCCGGGGGCTGCGCTTCCACCTCGCAGGTCACCACGCGCCCGTCTGCGGGCAgcgccagggccagggccagggcagagtaGCCCGTGAAGGTGCCTGGGACCAGAACACAGACGGGCTCAGAGCAGAGTGGGGGTTGGCCCAGAAACCTCGGCCCTCCGGGATCCCGGCTGCGTGCCCCTACCCAGGTCCAGCGCCTTCTTGGCCTGGATGAGCCGCGCCAGGTTGGCCAAGAGCTGGGCCTGCTCGCAGGTCATCATGGAATCCCCCTGCGGCTGCTCCAGGGTCAGCTGCGTGAAAGAAGGTGTCACCAGCCATGCCGGTTACCCACCTTCGCCCTGGGGTCCCAAACTCCCAGGAGCGCGGTTCTGGGCGTGGCCTGGGGGACAGACCCTCCGGGAACgcccaccgcacccggcccgggGAAGccggaagcccagagagggccacggcccagcccaaggtcacacagccacgTGGGACCCGCAGGGCCCGAGAGGGACGCCCGTTCCCGTCCCGCGCCCTGCTGACCAGCCTCAGGCTTCGCAGCGCCGGGTGCTCCCGCATGGAACGGCTCAGAAGATACTGCCACAGCGGGCTGTCCTCGGGGGGAAGCAGGCACTGCTCTCGCCGGCCTCGCCATGGGGGGCACCGCCTTCCTGCCAGGGAGAAGATATTGGATCAGGGTACAGGGCTCTGCGGCCACAGGGTAGTTAACCTGAGCCACGCCGCGCCCTCCTTTGCGCCCGCCCGCCGGGACAGGGTCCTGctcacccaggaagaggccagtGGCGAAGGCCGCGCCCAGCGCGGCTGAGCCCAGGGCCAGCGCGGCGGGCACGGAGAGCCGGGGCACCGGCTGGGTCATGGCGCGGGCAGGAGGCGGCGGGAGGCAATGGCAGGTCACGTGCGCTGGAGCTCCTGGGACACGTCTCGGATTCGCGGGCCCGCCGGGCTCCACCTTGTCTGGGCACTGCCCGCGGAGCAGTGGTCTCGGGCATCATCTGGCGGCCACACAGCCTTACTGCAAGCCCTGCCCGATAGAGCCGGGCGCGATCTGGTGGCCGCGCGGGGAACTGCGCCCCTGCGGGCAGCAGGCAAGCGCTGGATCTGAATTTTCCCGCCTTTGCCCGCAGTCCAGGGGCCTGCGTCCATTGCTCCTCCTGCCAATGCTTTTTCTCCTCGCCACTATTTATTCTGAGGCCCCTTGGGGCATATGTGGATTGTGTATGGAGGGCGCCAGTGTAAATTACAAGATAGTCACAAGTACAAAAGATACAGATTAAAGGGGGAAGGTCTCCCGAAGGCCTCCCGGGCAAGATGCCCCAAAGCATCAGGCTGAAGGAGTGAAGGACCTGGTTTGAGGGCACGCAGCCTCGAGTTGGGGTTCAGGAGGCCTGGGGTGGGCCTGTGGAACTGAGACCATATTCTTAGCTGTTAAAATCCTGCCTTTGGGGGCCAGATAGATATGAGCGTCTGATCTTGGGCCTGccagtctctctgagcctcagtttccttcctgTAAAATGAGGCCCACAATCTTACCATAAAAGGCACCAGATCCCACAGCTTCGCACACAGTAGCACAATAGGTAAGTGGCAGCCGCTGTTATGTTTGTAGGTTGGAAGACATCTTGAGGAGGAAGCCAGTGAAGCTCCCTTGCAAGGTTGTTCTGCTGAAACAGTCCGGAGAGCACTGATTGAACCCCTACCATGCGCCAAACTCCGGAGGAGGTGaaagacagtctttttttttttgtccgggtctcgctctgtcacccaggctggagtgcagtggcacaatcaagtctcactgcaacctccacctcccaattcaagcgattttcctgcctcagcctctggagtagctgggactacaggcacgcacccccACACgctgccaatttttgtatttttttgtagagacgggttttgctatgttagccaggctggtctcgaactcctggcctcaagtgatctgtttgcctcggccttccaaagtgctgggattacaggcctgagccatggtgcctggccttgttctttttctttttttggcaagGTCTCTGGcatggctgaagtgcagtggcaagattacCGCTTACTGCAGcatggagctcctgggctcagcaatcatcttgcctcaccctcccaagtagctgggaccacaggcagtcaccattgtgcctggctaaatttaaaaaaaaattttttttaattgctaggattacaggtgtgagccaccgcacccggccaagagtCCATTTTAACAATGCTGACTAGTCATTGAAATCCACTGGGGGGTATCCCAGGCAGGGGCTAAGCCTGAGCAAGGCCCAGAGGTCGGCTTGTTGAGGGGTTAATGGGAGAGTGGCTTGGCTGAGGACAAAGTCCAGAAACTTGGAGTCATCTGAGCTGCAGGAACCTTGGGCCTAGTGGAGGCAAGGAAGGAGGCGGCGAAGCTCTGGGGGGAGGCTCCGGGCTGGAGGGCACGGCCTCTAATCAGAGACGGGGTGGGGCTGGTTCTTAGACCAATCAGCCGGCAGCCCCAGGAGCACACGGCTGTGTGGGGGCAGAGCCTGCCGTCTCCGTGCCCAGATGCCCTTTTGGCCCTCCTGGGACTTGCCACCAGGCCAGCAGCCCTGCTCGAGGACAAGCTTCTTGCCCTTTACTCTTTTACCCTCTACATCTTGCTTGGCCTCTAACTTGACTGTGAGCCTCTTTCTGTAGGGTAAGGACTGAGGATGCTGGTCTCTCCTTCCCAGGACTGAGCACATGGCAGGCGCTAAATAAATGCTCTTGAATAGAGTCCTGGCGCTGCCCGGCGCTCCTTGCTGCCAGGAGTAAAAATAGTAACAGCAGGACCCCTTTATTGAGGACCTGCGGGGCACCAGACACAATACTTCCAGGATCCGGGGACGGCTGTGATCTTGTTCCCATTTTCCAAGCAGGAAAGCTCAGAGACCACCGCCCAACCCCCCAGCCAATAGAGGAAATGTGCCTACCGCTCCCCTGTACCCTGGGACCCAGGGGGAACAGGCCTTCCTGGCTCCACTGCTGGGAGGAGAGCCCTGCGCTCAGGTGGGGCCGGGGAAGGCCCTCTCCCTTCAGCCCAGGGGTCCAGGTTGCAGCAGGCCCCCAGCTCACAC containing:
- the LOC105465994 gene encoding catechol O-methyltransferase domain-containing protein 1 isoform X1; this translates as MMPETTAPRAVPRQGGARRARESETCPRSSSARDLPLPPAASCPRHDPAGAPALRARRAGPGLSRAGRGLRHWPLPGKAVPPMARPARAVPASPRGQPAVAVSSEPFHAGAPGAAKPEAADPGAAAGGFHDDLRAGPALGQPGAAHPGQEGAGPGHLHGLLCPGPGPGAARRRARGDLRGGSAAPGAGTAPVEAGRGGAQDRPPAEARPADPGRTAGGGRGRHLRRGRGRCGQGELRCLLRALPAAAATRRHPRRPQIIPRSLPVTSSACQLTY
- the LOC105465994 gene encoding catechol O-methyltransferase domain-containing protein 1 isoform X2, whose amino-acid sequence is MMPETTAPRAVPRQGGARRARESETCPRSSSARDLPLPPAASCPRHDPAGAPALRARRAGPGLSRAGRGLRHWPLPGRCPPWRGRREQCLLPPEDSPLWQYLLSRSMREHPALRSLRLLTLEQPQGDSMMTCEQAQLLANLARLIQAKKALDLGTFTGYSALALALALPADGRVVTCEVEAQPPELGRPLWRQAEAEHKIDLRLKPALQTLDELLAAGEAGTFDVAVVDADKENCAAYYERCLQLLRPGGILAVLRSSPEACLSLPQPVS
- the LOC105465994 gene encoding catechol O-methyltransferase domain-containing protein 1 isoform X3; translation: MTQPVPRLSVPAALALGSAALGAAFATGLFLGRRCPPWRGRREQCLLPPEDSPLWQYLLSRSMREHPALRSLRLLTLEQPQGDSMMTCEQAQLLANLARLIQAKKALDLGTFTGYSALALALALPADGRVVTCEVEAQPPELGRPLWRQAEAEHKIDLRLKPALQTLDELLAAGEAGTFDVAVVDADKENCAAYYERCLQLLRPGGILAVLRVLWRGKVLQPPKGDVAAECVRNLNERIRRDVRVYISLLPLGDGLTLAFKI